Part of the Vigna unguiculata cultivar IT97K-499-35 chromosome 3, ASM411807v1, whole genome shotgun sequence genome, TTCATCCTGCTTTCCAAAAATGTCTTCCAACACTAACCTCCAGAACAAATTCTCCCATCTTTTCTAACCGTATTATTAGTACGGAAAACCTTTATATCAAGGACCTTTTTCTTAAGGTATATGCTCTATTCATTAACAATGTGGAAActaatgaaaaagaaagtttCCTGTAATTTAAGAGTTATCTaatcttatttaaaaagaaGGTTTCCTGTAATATGCCGTTAATCACTACCATTAGAGAACTTCTTCATATCCATAATCTGCTATGTATTAATGTATGGTGTAAATTCAATATTACTTTTGGTAGCTAATGGATTCCATGTGCACAGGCGGCCATCACAAGCCAACTGTAACTGTATATATAGTTGTGGAATGAATAACTAATGTGATGCTGGACTTGATTTTACCAAATAATTGTACATCAAATTAAATGATCATATCATTTTGAAAGGAAAGTTAGAAAAATCGGTAATTTCTGTatgttttatgatatttttatcatatttttacccttgacttttctttttcattcgaCAAGACAAGTTCTTTTGCATTAAACTTATACCTTATTATTGTTGGTTTCTCTGAATAGATTTCTGGTGAATCAGAAGCAGTTAAAAGAGCACTATTTGCAGTTTCCTCTATTATGTACAAATTTGGTCCCAAGGAGGACATCTCTCTTGACACAACAGTACCAGAAGCCCCACCTAGTATTCTTATTCCCTCTGATGTTCCAATTTATCCTCCTGGTGGACTATATCCTCCTTCAGACCCTATTGTCACACCTAGAGCAGTGCCTCCAATTATAGGTGCAACTAATGTTCAAGATCTGCAAGGTTATGCTGATGCTGGCAATACGTGGCCTCTATACTCTTCTGCCCTTCCAGTTGTTTCTGGCTCTGGTGCTTCCCAGTCTGAGGAGTTAATAGTTAGAATTTTGTGCCCTTCTGACAAGATTGGGCGTGTCATTGGGAAGGGAGGTAGTACAATTAAAAGTATGAGGCAGGCCAGCGGTGCTCATATTGAGGTTGATGATTCCAAGGCTAATTATGACGAGTGTTTAATCATTATAACTACAACAGAGGTACACTGTCTTGCCTTGTTACATTTGTTCCTGTAATGTTTCCAGTAATTGTTGGTGTTACATTTGACAGAGTTCataatgtatataataaaaaatgttcagtAAAAGTGTGGGTTTgattaacttatatattttgattctgGAAATATTAATCAAAATGCTAAAGTGCTTTGTACTGAAAACCTTTTTCTGAGTGTAAAATAATCAAAGGTATGCATGTTGCTCTTCAACCAGAAAACATTGACATGTACTATTTAAGTAGTTTttattcacacacacacacacacatatgcAAGATATGCAAGATTAAAAAGTGGAAAAATTCATTTAAACTTATACTCACTTTTCAATAACTTGAGTGATTTGTTTTCTATCTCTGCCTATATGTTTTGTATCATTTATATATCAAGTTTATCTAAAATCTGCCTTGGTTAAGTTGCTATGTACTGTGAAGTTTATTTTTGTGGACACAAGCCCTATTATAATATTCATCGAGTAATACATTTcatgaaaacaattttttttccactGTTGAAGGAAATCTTTTGTAGTATGTCAACACTTACACTATTTAACagtattttgaaaagaaactagaatGGAGTGGAAACAGAAGTAACTTCTTAAAAAGTAATTGGCAGAGCAAGATTTTACATGTTATTCTGTTAACGAAAATATGTAATTTCACCTTGTCATCATATGTGAATAGTTTTGAGCATTCTTTGAAGTGGCAATCAATCAAGTATACAGTTTCTGATACGAAAACAGAAACAGGATCCTTCTGATATTTAGTTTGAGAAAGAATATTAGTAGGACACTCAAGAAAGATAAGAAGGTAAGGGTTGTTTGTCACGGGTCTTGATAAGATTAAAATTCGGGGTCTAATAATTCTCAACTGCATAAAGCTCTTACAGaaagaaaacttaattttcattcaaaatttatgTATATCTCTTCATTGATTATAAGTGCGCATTTTTGTAGGCTAAATTTATGTCCAGTACCAATTAATATACTCCTTGTCTTGTAATTTTCGGTCAAATAATGCTTGTcggaatttaatttcaaaacacCATAAAAATTACgtagaaaaattcaaaattatattttattggtcCCCTCTAGATCACATGTCTGTTTGGTTTCATGCTCTGAAGTTTCCATCTAGGCTTATATGGTCAATGTACAGCCAGTTAAGATGTACAAGTAAATAATCTAGGTATTCTGATTTTTGTTTGAACAAAATATCTTCACGTTGTTGAATTTCAATAAAACTCTAGGGAAGAGAGAGAAACATTGAATTGAAAACGTGAGTTTATAAGAAAGCACGGGTACTTTAATTATATTGAGAAAAAGGAAACGATACAAGAAATAGAAGATATTTGATATCctcaaataacaaatatatgatattgaaatcaataaaaataaggtCCTAATATTACATATAGAATCTAGATATTCCTGATTATATGGATCAATTCCTTATTTCCGTGATTATAACAATATCCCAGATTATATAGGATCTGCGTCTTATTTCTGTAATCGTAGCAGTATGTGTTcccatattttcttatattctcatatataaattcttacattgactatatatataaattcttatattattattattataaagtgGAAAATGATCATGCGGATATGTATTTTGTAGTCGCCAAGTGATCTAAAGTCAATGGCTGTTGAAGCTGTTCTGCTGATGCAAGGGAAaataaatgatgaagatgatacCACTGTTTCAATGCGGCTTCTAGTTCCATCCAAGGTGATAGGTTGTATTATAGGTAAAAGTGGCTCAATCATAAATGAAATTCGGAAGAGAACTAGGGCTGATGTTCGAATCTCTAAAGGTGATAAGCCAAAATGTGCTGATGTGAATGACGAACTTGTTGAGGTTTGACTTTTTCACTtgttttaaaagtatatttattagGAAATATTTGGCATGAAAACTTTTTATGGGTGTGTCTATACAAGTGTTCAATCGTGGTTTGAACTagattctttttaaatttcctCAGCCTCACCTCTTTTCTAGTTTGAATGGATGTTCAAACATTGAAACATGATACACTATGAGATGTATGATTCtttaacaacaaaaaatcattggagagaaaaagaagaagcataATTGAAAAGTAAATGGCTACTGACTAATGCAgcatattttttatcttcttaaacTCAATAATAACATTGATAGgacttttttcatatttaaccCTTCAATGTTTTTTGGAGATTTAGGTGGGTGGCTCAGTTGATTGTGTAAGAGATGCACTGATCCAGATTATATTAAGACTCAGAGATGATGTGTTGAGAGAAAGGGATACTAGCCATAATCCTTCTATAGGTATAGGTGCCGAATCCTTGTACTCAGGTAGTGCAGGTTTTTCATTGCCATCTGTGCTTCCTTCAGTCCCTCCTGTTGCTGCTCCATTGGTTTATGATCAGAGGGCTGAAAGTGGAGCTGGCCTGGGCATGCTTTCTTCAAGCAGCCTTTATGGATATGGATCTTTGTCGGTATGCTACATTTTTTTACCATATTGTTATAATATATTGTGATCATTTTTGCAGGAATATAATGATTTAGTTTTAGTTTCTCTTTTTGTAAAATacataatgttaataaaaagcTTTCagtctttcttttcttttattttttttgttacgtattCATTCCAGTTTGTTTCAAAATGTGTCTAATACTTTTTCTTTGGTTTAATTATATGCAATAGATGGGAGAAAATGGCTATGGCTCTATATCCTCGTATACCAACAAGCTATATGGAGGGTTAGTATACATTTATATAACAATTATGCAAATACTTGCTAACTTATTTAGTAAATCTGGGTCTGTAGAGTACAGAAACTTTTCCATTGCAATGTCAATGCAACTCCCACTCACTGAAATCATGGTTTGTGAATGAGATTCTGTTAGACACTCCCTAACTTGATATTTGTCTAGCATATTAATTTGAGGATAATGTTGTATTTGTACCCCTCTAAAAGTTTAATTGTGGGTTTGGACCTAATCAATATGCACTTAAcctcctatttttattttctcaactATTCTAAATTGGTTGAACTTATGTTTTTGTGCTGTTATTATGCCCAGTTTACCTCCCCCGTCAACTTTGGATATGTTGATTCCAGCCAATGCTGTTGGTAAAGTGCTGGGCAAAGGAGGGGCAAATATAGCCAATATCAGGAAGGTAGGTTCACACTtctcaatttattatattttttgttattcctggggtaattaattttttatttgaaatttatcataaaatcaATTTGCGCATTGGTTCTTGCTACCGTGTCACTCTTGTTGTGCTTTCCAGTTGTGATGTAATGAAACAAATTATTGTTCTTAAAAATTCCACATCATGTTGGAGTGAGTAAAGTGGTTCAATTGGAAGAGATATCCAATAAGTAAGATGATTCTGAGTCATTTTTGCCGAATATTTGGTTGTTGAGTGATCCATGTAACCAACTCACCCTATATGATAGGGCTaggttttattattaatttttatgtcaTCTTGAATTGTTTTGGCGAggactgtttttatttattgctCACTTGCATTGGTTCTATGTACTTCAATTATTTGTTGGAAGTAAGAGACATCCAAATAATTTGTGGTGAAACTAATTAGCAAAACAAATAGGTCAAGGGGTTCACCAGTCATGGATCAGCAATGTTTCAGTTTTTCAC contains:
- the LOC114176025 gene encoding KH domain-containing protein At4g18375, yielding MGETGKRYHSQRDHDGDRKNQKRRVNDRDDRGNDELIVYRILCPDEVIGSVIGKNGKVINSIRQETRAKVKVVDPFPGAKDRVITIYCYVKEKEEVEINDEFTCKEPLCAAQDALLKVHVAIVNSIATLGDSEKKRKDRDECQILVPSSQSANIIGKAGATIKKLRSKTRANIKVTAKDTTDPAHSCAMDFDNFLSISGESEAVKRALFAVSSIMYKFGPKEDISLDTTVPEAPPSILIPSDVPIYPPGGLYPPSDPIVTPRAVPPIIGATNVQDLQGYADAGNTWPLYSSALPVVSGSGASQSEELIVRILCPSDKIGRVIGKGGSTIKSMRQASGAHIEVDDSKANYDECLIIITTTESPSDLKSMAVEAVLLMQGKINDEDDTTVSMRLLVPSKVIGCIIGKSGSIINEIRKRTRADVRISKGDKPKCADVNDELVEVGGSVDCVRDALIQIILRLRDDVLRERDTSHNPSIGIGAESLYSGSAGFSLPSVLPSVPPVAAPLVYDQRAESGAGLGMLSSSSLYGYGSLSMGENGYGSISSYTNKLYGGLPPPSTLDMLIPANAVGKVLGKGGANIANIRKISGATVEISDSKYGRGDRIALISGTPEQKRAAENLIQAFIMAT